CTTCAAGTGCAAGGGGGGTATCACGAGAGGTAATGGCAATCACGGTAGCGTCATTTTCGCGCGCTAAATGTGCCATCTCGACCAAGCTTTTGGTGCGTCCAGTGTGGGAGATGAGGACCACAACATCACCTTCGTTTGAATTCATGCAGCTCATTCTTTGCATGACGATGTCATCAAAATAAACCACAGGAATGTTAAACCGGAAGAATTTGTTCATGGCATCATGGGCAACCGCCGCGGATGCGCCTAAACCAAAGAAGGAAATTTTCTTGGCCTGAGTGAGCAGATCAACGGCGCGATTAACCGCGGCCATATCAAGGTTATTCTTGGCCATTTCAAGGCTGGCCATCGCAGATTCGAATATTTTGCTGGTATAAGCATCAACGCTGTCAGTCTCTTCGACGTTTCGATTGACATACGGCGTCCCATTAGCAAGGCTCTGTGCTAGATGAAGTTTAAAATCGGGGAAGCCTTTGGTTTCTAAACGACGACAAAAACGGTTTACCGTGGGTTCACTGACATCAGCCATTTTCGCCAGCGTCGCAATGCTAGAGTGAATCGCGGTTTGCGGTGCAGCCAAGATAACCTCGGCAACTTTGCGCTCGGATTTACTGAGTTGGTCCAGGTTGGCCTGAATTTTGTCCAGCGTATTCATATACAAATTCACTCATGGATTGTATGCCCGTCATCTTTCAAACTGGAGGTGTGTTGGCTGCTCGAATCACTTACTCTGGTAAGCTCATCGGGTCTTGTTCGCTCGCCGCCTTCCTACATTTTGACATCTATTGAGCAAAACGATTTCAAAGAAAGGAGAAATCTATGATTGTTTGATGAAAATATACTACGAGCCACAACTGCTTTGCAGCGAGATGATGCCGCTTCGCGGGCTTTTTTTACCAGAGTATGACGCGTGTCTAACTTTCGATATGGTAATATTAGTTCAGTTTTGACAGAAAATTACATAATGTGTCTGTCATTACGCGGTCTGCGGCGGGGTCAACGAAAATTTCATACCATTTATGTTTAAATTTTCGACAAAAAAGCATGTTTACTGGCTATAGTCAAAAATAGTACATTAATTATGTAATAAAATTACAAGCATCCTGCAACGAGGAGATGAACATGGCGGTTACGTCAACAGCACAGGCCTGTGACCTGGTCATTTTCGGCGCCAAGGGCGATTTAGCCCGCCGTAAACTGCTGCCTTCCCTGTACCAATTAGAAAAAGCCGGTCATATCCATCCGGACACTCGTATCATCGGCGTAGGTCGCGCCGATTGGGATAAAGACGCCTACACTAAGGTCGTTCGCGAAGCACTGGACACCTTCTTGAAGGAAAAGGTTGATGAAGAACTGTGGGCGACGCTCAGTGCGCGTCTCGACTTCTGTAACCTTGACGTCAATGACACTCAGCATTTCAAAAATCTGGCAAAAATGCTGGATCAGAAGAAACGCGTCACCATCAACTACTTTGCTATGCCACCAAGCACTTTCGGCGCTATCTGCCAAGGTTTGGGTGCATCCGGTCTGAATAAAGATCCAAGCCGCATCGTGATGGAAAAACCACTCGGTACCGATTTGGAATCCTCACGCGCCATCAATAATCAGGTGGCTGAATTCTTTGACGAGTCACAGGTTTACCGTATTGACCACTATTTGGGCAAAGAAACGGTGCTTAACCTGCTGGCGTTGCGCTTTGCTAACTCCCTGTTTGCGAATAACTGGGACAACAGCATGATCGACAGCGTGCAGATCACCGTTGCCGAAGAAGTGGGCATTGAAGGTCGCTGGGGCTACTTTGATAAAGCTGGCCAGATGCGCGACATGATTCAAAATCATCTGTTGCAAATTTTGACTATGATTGCCATGTCACCGCCGGCGGATCTCTCTACCGACCGTATTCGTGATGAAAAAGTCAAAGTGCTGCGCTCACTACGTCGTATTAACCATTCCAACGTGCGTGATACCACGGTACGTGGCCAATACACCGCGGGCTTTGTCCAAGGCAAAAAAGTACCAGGATATCTGGAGGAAGAAGGGGCGAACAAAAGTAGTAACACGGAAACCTTCGTCTCTATTCGCGTTGATATTGATAACTGGCGCTGGGCTGGCGTTCCGTTCTATCTACGTACCGGTAAACGTCTGCCATCAAAATGTTCTGAAGTAGTTATTTACTTTAAGAACCCGCCGCTCAACCTGTTCAGCGACTCTTACCAAGAGCTGCCGCAGAACAAACTGACGATCCGCTTGCAGCCTGATGAGGGCGTACAGATTGACATCCTTAACAAGGTGCCAGGTCTGGAGCATAAGCATCGTTTACAAACCACTAAGCTGGATCTGAGCTTCTCCGATACTTTCCATCAAGAGCATTTAGCTGATGCCTATGAGCGTTTGCTGCTGGAGACCATGCGTGGGATCCAAGCGCTGTTCGTGCGCCGTGATGAGGTGGAAGAAGCGTGGAAGTGGGTCGACTCCATTATGGAAGCATGGGCCGCTGACAATGAATCTCCTAAACCATACCAAGCCGGTACTTGGGGCCCTGTAGCCTCTGTTGCGATGATCAGTCGCGATGGCCGTGCATGGAATGAATTCGAATAACGTCACAACGTTATTTGATCGCAAAGTATCACGGAGGGAACACCCTCCGTGTGTTGAGATTCAAACAGTTTAGGAGTGGTTGAAATGGCACAGTTTAAAGAATTTACGAGCGCACAGGCGCTTAACGAACAGTTTGCAGAGGAAATAGCCGCAGCTCTGAGCCACAGCATTAGCGCTCAGGGAGAAGCCAGTCTAGTCGTGTCGGGTGGTCGTACACCGCTAGGACTGTTCGAGGCGTTAACTCAGCAAGCCATTGAGTGGAGCAAGGTCACCATCACCTTAGCGGATGAGCGTTGGGTCGATGCAAATGATGATTCCAGTAACGAAAAGCTGGTACGAGAACATTTGCTGAAGGGCCACGCCTCAACCGCGAAGTTTGTTGGTTTGAAAAATAGTCATGCCACCCCGTTTGCCGGAGCCGCAGACACCGAACGTGCGTTGCAATCTATTGCTCGTCCGTTTGACGTTGTGATCCTCGGCATGGGTGATGATGGCCATACCGCTTCACTCTTCCCTGGGGCAGAGAATCTGTTCCCAGCTCTCGCGATGGATTCTGGCCGAGTCTGCATGGGGATGACCCCGCTGACCGCGCCACTCGATCGTATCACCCTAACACTTCCGGCTCTGCTCAATAGCCGCCATATCTACCTGCATGTGGTAGGTGGCAGCAAGCGTGATGTTTATCAGCGCGCAATTCAGGGCACGGATGTGAATGAGATGCCGATCCGCGCGGTGTTACACCAAACACAAACGCCGGTCGACATCTACTGGACGGCATGAGGCAGCAATGAACCCAACAGTATCCCGAGTTACTCAACGCATTATTGAACGCTCCCGCGACAGCCGTGCGGCCTACTTGGCCAAAATCGAAAAAGCGCGCAGCAAGAAGGTACATCGTTCTCAGTTAGCCTGTGGCAACTTGGCGCACGGTTTCGCCGCTTGCGGTCAGGATGATAAAGCGTCTCTGACCAGCATGATCAAGAGCAATATCGGTATCGTAACCTCGTATAACGATATGCTCTCGGCGCATCAGCCCTATGAAACCTATCCAGAGCAGATCAAAGCCGCGCTGCATTCGGTTGGAGCGGTAGGGCAAGTGGCCGCTGGCGTACCTGCGATGTGCGATGGTGTAACTCAGGGACAGGACGGCATGGAGCTCTCATTGATGAGCCGCGAAGTGATTGCCATGTCTGCCGCAGTGGGTCTTTCGCACAATATGTTTGACGGCGCGCTGTATCTTGGCGTGTGCGACAAAATTGTGCCGGGTCTGTTTATGGCCGCGATGTCTTTTGGCCATTTACCGACCCTGTTCGTTCCAGCCGGTCCAATGCCGAGCGGTTTGCCTAACAAAGAAAAAGTCCGTGTTCGCCAACTGTACGCGGAAGGCAAACTGGGTCGCGATGCGCTGCTTGAAGCTGAAGCAGCGTCTTACCATGCGCCAGGCACCTGTACTTTCTACGGTACGGCGAACTCCAATCAGATGGTGATTGAAGTGATGGGCCTGCATTTACCGGGATCATCTTTCGTTCAGCCAGATATGCCATTACGCGCCGCATTAACCGATGCCGCGGCGCGTCAGGTAACTCGTATGACTGAGACGAGCGGCAATTACATGCCAGTGGGCCGCATGGTTGACGAAAAAGTCATC
This is a stretch of genomic DNA from Hafnia alvei. It encodes these proteins:
- a CDS encoding MurR/RpiR family transcriptional regulator gives rise to the protein MNTLDKIQANLDQLSKSERKVAEVILAAPQTAIHSSIATLAKMADVSEPTVNRFCRRLETKGFPDFKLHLAQSLANGTPYVNRNVEETDSVDAYTSKIFESAMASLEMAKNNLDMAAVNRAVDLLTQAKKISFFGLGASAAVAHDAMNKFFRFNIPVVYFDDIVMQRMSCMNSNEGDVVVLISHTGRTKSLVEMAHLARENDATVIAITSRDTPLALEATLPLILDVPEDTDVYMPMVSRIAQLTLIDALATGFTLRRGAKFRDNLKRVKEALKESRFDKGLALPHHFD
- the zwf gene encoding glucose-6-phosphate dehydrogenase; protein product: MAVTSTAQACDLVIFGAKGDLARRKLLPSLYQLEKAGHIHPDTRIIGVGRADWDKDAYTKVVREALDTFLKEKVDEELWATLSARLDFCNLDVNDTQHFKNLAKMLDQKKRVTINYFAMPPSTFGAICQGLGASGLNKDPSRIVMEKPLGTDLESSRAINNQVAEFFDESQVYRIDHYLGKETVLNLLALRFANSLFANNWDNSMIDSVQITVAEEVGIEGRWGYFDKAGQMRDMIQNHLLQILTMIAMSPPADLSTDRIRDEKVKVLRSLRRINHSNVRDTTVRGQYTAGFVQGKKVPGYLEEEGANKSSNTETFVSIRVDIDNWRWAGVPFYLRTGKRLPSKCSEVVIYFKNPPLNLFSDSYQELPQNKLTIRLQPDEGVQIDILNKVPGLEHKHRLQTTKLDLSFSDTFHQEHLADAYERLLLETMRGIQALFVRRDEVEEAWKWVDSIMEAWAADNESPKPYQAGTWGPVASVAMISRDGRAWNEFE
- the pgl gene encoding 6-phosphogluconolactonase; the encoded protein is MAQFKEFTSAQALNEQFAEEIAAALSHSISAQGEASLVVSGGRTPLGLFEALTQQAIEWSKVTITLADERWVDANDDSSNEKLVREHLLKGHASTAKFVGLKNSHATPFAGAADTERALQSIARPFDVVILGMGDDGHTASLFPGAENLFPALAMDSGRVCMGMTPLTAPLDRITLTLPALLNSRHIYLHVVGGSKRDVYQRAIQGTDVNEMPIRAVLHQTQTPVDIYWTA